Sequence from the Erythrolamprus reginae isolate rEryReg1 chromosome 2, rEryReg1.hap1, whole genome shotgun sequence genome:
TTggagatttaaaatatttcaatttcaCATTTTGGCTACATGGACCCAAAGCATAGCATAAAATAATGGCATGTTAATTAAAAACTTACAATAAGAtacaataaggaaggaaggaaggaaggaaggaaggaaggaaggaaggaaggaaggaaggaaggaaggaaggatagttgtagttaaaaaccaaaaaaaattattatctaATTGTGAAATACTGATTGTGTTGATTGCTTAACAGATTTTGGAAGAGAATTCCATAAAGAAAATGCTTTATATgttttatacatataaaaatataggGGACTGATATAAATTATATACATAACAATGAACTGGTGATCATGTTTCTTACAGATAGTTCCCCTATTATTTTAAgccatattgtattttttaatgtgATTTTGAAATCAGCTATTATAGCTTATTAacttaaatgtattatttttatgcAAGAATCTGGCCAATTCAGTAAACCATGCCTCAACAAATGGCTATGTGTGATATGCCTCATTTATTTAGCGTTCCACATCATAATGTGCTGTTTGCCTTAATGTGCTTTTTAAATCCACTTTATCATGGTAATTCACTAAGTCTTGATTTGAGAAACTGTAACTTAGTTTGATGAAGTTAGGCAAGATTGTAAACTGTTCTTCAGAATCTGACCAGTTAGTATAGGCTGAGTACAGAGAATTTTAGGAGGATAAATCACATTAATCTCATATTCACGATGAAAAATGCAGCTACTTAAAATTTCATAAAGCTTTCTAGACAGGATCAATGCCAGATATGAGTGGCCTTTTGGCAAAATGTTTCCATCTGCTATTGTGCCTTCGTGGAAATTTTAGCACTGGTCTGGGACCTGGGTCTGTTTCTATCATCAGAACTCTACCTTTTGGGCTAGATTTGGGTTCCACAATCCAGGAATTTCCCAACTGCTTTCATTTGAATAAGAGACAATATATAACTCAATGGTACCCATGCTATACAAAAACTAAGTGCTAACTAGCCAATTCTATATGTTCCTCCAATCCAAAAGTAACCAGAAAGCTGAAGCCTGAGAATTAATCAGTGAGGATCCTGGACCAACAACTCTTCCACTGTCCTATGTACAgtgaaggctaccaaaatttttactatcacattgtgagcgtggcttaggcatgacgccctgcattttctttcatttttcagtgtaaattgggtgttctgggtggagctccatttttgctacccctgcCTAGGTAGATATCTGCTCTCAAACGCAATACATATGCCACTAGTCAATAGAGCTGCAGCCAAATGTGACTATCAGGCATAATAGTTATTTGTACATACCATGATAACAGCTGCTTTACCAGCagcaaagaaggaagaggaaacaaAAGGATTTTCTCACTACCACTCACCATACAAAGAAAAGAAGAGTGGCAATGGACAGGCAAGAGAGCAATGGTAGAAAGAAAGGGCCAATGAAAAAAAGTGGTCACTAGTGTTGCTGATGGATGAATTAAACCATTTCTTAATTTTTCCTAATTCTGTATACTTTATACTGATGCAGCAGGCAGGCTGGGAAATGAAATGAGGATTACACTATTTTTAGTTAGTTAATTTAGTTTCATCATATTTCTTGTTAGACTCCCAACAATTCAAGTGTTTGGCACACTAATGCCATTCAGAGTccagacaacattttcttccAAAATTGGACACAGCCAATGCCTGACCAAGAATGCTGCAACCAACTCTTAGAATTATGCTCAGAATAGAGAAGGAGAGGTAAATACATGCATTTGGGCCATGCATTTGGAAAGGCAAGCTACTTTTATGTACAACAATTATTGTCCAATAATTTTCTTTCAGTTGAGCTTACCTGATTGTAGCACACAAAATGCACAGGTGTTGATAGGTCTTCCCATCAGTGCCACATACTGGCTGGTTTTCTTGCGGGCAGTCTGCCGTGCCCTTTTGCTGTTGTGGATATTTACGGCAGTCATCCTACAAAGATATTCCAAACAATTTTTACAAATGCTCTTTGATGTTGCTTATTTTGAATAATCTGAGAAGATGGAAGTCGAGATCTGCCTTCTTGTTCCTTCATTCTGGGCTACTTCTCAGcctataatttaatttataagtatgtttgtttatttatcaaatttatttgctgcccatttcATGGTCCAGGCAACTCTGAGGGTCTTAATATCCAGATAAACCAAACATccaaaaattataaatataaaaatggatTAAAGttacaaaaatgaaaacaaattaaaaataaggaTATGGCGGGGAGAGTTAGATGCCCTCTCAATGTATCAACCATCTCCAGCGAATAGACCTCATGTCAGCCAtcatagtctctctctctctctctttctctctctctctgtatgttctACATGGCTCTACCCTTGAagaatatatgtacagtatacagtatatgtgtgtgtaaaaaGACATGTTTCACACCAGAATGAGATAGAATTCAATTTTAAATTACATAATAGCAATGATTATAATACTTACACATTTTCCTTCATATGCCAGGTCTAGCTTGGGTCTacttctaaaaaaagaaaagaatctgaACTTAAATGAAGGAAGTAGCAAATGTGGCAGTCAAATTTCAAAGTAAggtagaaaacattttaaaaattggcaaTGCATATTCTAGACATGCTTTCAAATTCAAGAAGTTTCTCTTATGCTAATGGTTACCACTTAATAAAAGAATTCTAATTGTCTACTtctagttagtttagtttagttagtttcaTTCTGTTGCCACACGTAATTTATTGTTAGTCTCCCAACAATTCAAGTGTTTCCCCATTTTTTAACTATCTGTCGCCAAATGGGAAGAGATATTTCCATTGCCTTTATAGGGCTGAAGTCCTTTCTTCACATAACTCAAACACTGTTTAGTTAAATAACGTAGGTAAACAGAGGACTACACCAATTTTGTTTTGAGTTGTGACCTACAAATGACCCTTAAAATATAAGTTAACCTGAATTTCTGCATTAGATTGTAGATTAAATTTGTTAGATGCTTAGCTCTTTTATTTTATCCTGCAGGCTAATGCCATGTTTTAACCTTTAACTAGTAGTAtgcgagttttcggagaggggcggcatacaaatccaaataataaaataaataaataataaatgctgtTGTGCTTAAATAGATGGAAGCACTTACAATATTTTGGAACATAATTCACATTTGTTAGGATAAGTCTTGCCATCTGTTCCACACACTGGATCGTAGATATCAGGACAACCATACTGGCCTTTTTTATCTTTTGGATATTGGTCACAAACAATCtgcaaaataaacaaggagaaatCAGATTGCCTTAGGAGGccctttttctttgttatttatatttcaGAAAAACAAGAGCTTGTTGAATTAATGTCCCTGCTAATTTTGGAAAAAGGCCCAAAAGGGCATGTGCTATTTGCTTCAGGAATTTgtttttaaacattattattttaagGGTTACCTGAGTTAAAAGGAATATGGTTAAATATTAATGGTTTAACTGGAACGTGGAGCAACAGACTAGCTTGTTGTGTAAAGAAGCCTATAACATACATTTAGAGGGTAAGAATTTGTTAAAATAACAGCAACAATTCTTCTTTCTCTGAACATGGAATTACAAGATCAGCATGCAACTTTTGACACTAAAAATCTTCTTTAGTGAGTGTTGCTGCCAAGAACACATAGTAGGTGATCATACGAAACAGTGAGTGGTTCAGAGGCCAAAGTTGATGGCTTCTCTGTATGACATCCTGCTGCTTCTGCCCTCCATCAGATATCCTCAACAGACGTATCATTCCAAATCACAAGCAATAATCTTTTTGTACCTTATCCTGCTTTGGCCAGAACTCACCTTGAGTaatatctaccatatttttcagagtataaggcaccgGAGTGTAAGATACACTTtagtttttggagaagaaaatagaggggaaaaatctgcctactaagtattcatctggctagcgtccttagtctggtcaggttcagcatattatttaatcccctggttagggcttaaagaaAACTTattgggagagagtaacaatgtaagagcttgcaagctggtaaagactggaaacatcattagcatctagttaggactggaaagaaacttatttggaacaagtagcgcaatgaaaaaaaaaagcctgcaaaaacttagggctggaaaaacattattgggagagaataacaatgaaaaagcctgcaaagtaagagctgggaagattgttagcacctcattaaggctgaaaaaaaagctttgaaaaagctacattcagagtataagatgcacccaaacgttcagccacttttagggaggaaaaagggttgtcttatattctgaaaaatacggtaattctaaGTCCCCAACTTTATAGAAATTAGAATAAGTTCAGAAaaggaatatagaatatagaaaggCTAAAGGAACAATTTCGAATTGAGAAAAGAATACTGGAATTGGGCTGGTAATGCTTTACGATAAAATTTTTCAAATACCTGAACAAGAAGGTCAATATTATTTTCTCTCCCTGAAGAAATAGTGtacagtagagtctcggttaTCCGATATAAACGGGTGAGCTGATAGTCGGATAGctgaaaatgttggataatccagactctactgtgGCTCTCCTTCTGGCTTCCCTCCTCGGTTCTCTCGCTTGCTCGCCCTCTTTTCTTCTCGGCTCTCTCGTTCGCTCACCCGCTTCCCTTCTCCCAGCTTGCTTCCCGTCGCAGCTACCATGTTTGGGGGCATGTCTGGGGGGGTGCTGAAATACCTACAGCCATGCCTCCAAGCAACTGTGACGTTGGATAATCCGGAATGTCAGATTATCGAAGGATGGATAACCAAGCCTCTACTCATTTTCTTTTCCAAACCTGTAGCTGCATGGTTCTTCCCAAATGTAGGATCACAGGTTCATTTTTTTTAGGAAAACTTTGTAACAGTGGAATGGCACATGGAATCAATTACTTTGAGAGATTGTGAATAGTAATCTGTCTGAAAAgatttaatttggattcctgcattgagcagggtggCTTGATGTTCTTGCTTCAATAGAGCACCCTTTTAACTCCTTTTAATTCCGTTCTTTTGTTCTGCCTTTCATtccttttggccttcttttctttTAAGCAGCATGGTTGCATAAGTTCTACCATAGGTtctaagagctgtggtggcgcagtggttagagtgcagttctataggctacttctgctgatcactggctgccaaacatttggcagatcaaatctcaccaggctcaaggttggctcagccttccatccaatggtgggataattttttttcctttcgattctgtgggcgtggcttggtaagcgtggtatggcttggtgagcatggcggacagagatactgtaaaatctccattccctcctgatcagctgggactttggacacagagaatagatgggagtggGGCCAATCACAGGTGGTATTTACAGGTTCTCTgggctactcaaaatttccactatcagttCTCCAAAATGTTTAGAACCtgctaaaatccacctctgcttccatccttccaagctggagaaaatgaggacccatattggtggggaaaatatgctgagtctgtaaactgcttagagaggcatgtgaagtggtatatatatctaagtgctactgctattgctaccaGAATTGCAACTGACCACTTTAATTCCAGAATTTCAAACTGCAAATTATAGAAAATGGCTCTGAAACATAAAGGTCTCATCCTTAACAATTGTTTATGTTTacaaataaattacaaataacGAAGAGTCATAGCAAAGTACAGTACTTTAATTCCATGACTGTGAGCATAATTCAGCTGCTAAGCAAAATTGGAATATATATATCAAACTGACCTTATGTCCTGAAATCCCAGGagctgaaaaataataaaataagcaaataattaaAAGCTGCCAAGATTAAAGGTTTATCTGCATTACACTTAAAATACTACCCTTCTTAATTCAAGttgttttaagaaaatgttgtctTGACCAAGATACTCTGGCAACAGCTTGCAAGATATTCAGTCTGGACTACAGATACATGACTGCCAGTGGACAATTCTGCTGCTGCTGTATTTGTCTAATTCAGGAAAGACCAGCTGCTTGAATCTTGTGTCTCAGAACAAAAAAACAATTCCTTAACACTTTTTTTGGAATGCCCATATTTTGCTATATGTTTTATCTATTTCTTTTGATATTTCTACCATCCCCTTCAGTAATAAACCTATggtctattaaaaaaataaagctatAAATTATTTGCTGTAAATAGTGAAATCATATAATAATCTTCCTTTATATTGGAATAAGtatattaattctatttttagaTATATTATTTTAAGATTAATCAGAATCTTACCTAAAAATAAACAGCAGTTTACCAGGCAAAGGATCACGCATACCGTTGTAAACTTCATGGCTAGTAAACTCAGTATATTGTTCTCTCTGGATCTTGAGTACACTATCCAGTCCAAGTAGAAATGTTCACAGTCCTATTTATACTAGAATACCTGAAAGCAATGTCATTTTTTCATTGTAATCAAAGTGACCTTTAACAGGCTTTCTTTTACAATGTTGATGATGTAACTTAAGGTAGTTTGTTTACTTTCTCCTTTTCATGCACAATACCTTAAAATATGAGTCAGGAACCAATCTTGATGTTTTAGGTCCAGGGATGTTTTAGGTCCAGGCGccaccattttttattttttattttaattattttttcttctgcacatgcgcagaagctgagtttctggcactgtgcatgtggtcacgttgttttctgcattttttaaaaaaaattcagggttTTTTGCACTGTGCAGCCATGCAGCGTGATCACGCAGGGCGCGAGGCAATAAACTGGCAGCGAGATaacttggaacccacccctgattaggTCCAATAAAAGTTGTTTTGTTCACCTTTTTGCTGGCTAAATGGTTAAtgtagtgtacagtgatccctcgattttcgcgatctcgatcttcgagaaacgctatatcgcgatttttcaaaaaataataaattaaaaatacgtccgcggttttctctcttccttccactcttctctctctctctttccttctcccccccctccacttgcccacgagaagaaaaaaagcaacctctgccaggcagctccccttgtgccctcgctttgtgcctgcctcttgtccctctcttttggggattttttttccttttcttttttcacctttggtctcccattactgtaaacctgccgcttggccgccgccgaggagaatgcgaggcatgcgaggtccctgaagaggagagggggtggctgaggcggcggaggcgtagcggcggtggcggcaggcgagcttggagccttgcttcaagggggtcagacgcagcctcggcgagccgaaggtttccgcgactctgacccagagcaggaagggctggtgggggcggcgaatccacctccccagccaccggctccaccatctgcgcatgcgcggccatgggaaaaaaagggctcgcatgcgcagatggtgtttccactatatcgcgaaaaatcgattatcacgagaggtcttggaacgtaaccctcgcgataatcgagagatcactgtattagcCTAGAGATAGTTTGCCGCTATCTCATTGGCTGCTCCCTATCTCCAGGGAAGGTTGCTGAGTTTCGGCGGGAGTGAAACTGTGAAACTATTGGTTGTCCTAAGTTTTGGCCgggtataaataacctgtcattTTACCTTGTTCTGTTCTGTCATCCGACTTCAAAATAAACTTCAGTTCTCTGAGACTGGCTCCAACTTAATAGTTAAGTAGGTAGTTTTCATCAGGAATTGAAAGAAATGGgttgatttttttcaaaaaggaGGCTGTTCCAAATTGAATTCCTGATGGAAGCATTTCTGCTGGCAGAATATAATGTCTGGATCCAATCTTCTATTTACATATAACCAATATAGATTTCTATTTggcattgtatgtatgtatgtatgtatgtatgtatgtatgtatgtatgtatgtgaaatTTGGGTCAAGAAGAAATGAATATCACAGACTATCAGTAAAGCAAAGCAATAGATCACAGAACAACTAAGCCAAAATTCTCACTTGAATCACTAGTGACCAGTTTCCAACTATGATATTCTGAGCACATCATGTACAATTCAATTCCCTTGACAAGTCCATAATGCTTGGGAATGttaaaagaaacaaaggaagaaatTGGCCAGCAGCAAAAAGAGAATGTATCCAAGTACACTGGTAATAAATATACTATTGAGAGCTCTAAAATATCAAAAGGTAAGAGTCAATATTGACTTGATGGCActtatccatccgtccgtccatctaaAGTAGGAGCATCTTAGTAGGTCTTTGAATTTCAAAAACtgataaaataaagaataatagaaaaagaaaagttagaaaaaagaaaggcaagaaaactagttatccaacatcttcttgtttttaagaagatgttggataactagtttccttgcctttcttttttctaacttttctttttctattattccagtgttggagcattcacaatttctggagacaagctgttccacagattaattgttctaatagccaggaaatttctccttagttctaagttgcttctctctaagttgcttgttttgtttccactcattgcttcttgttctatcttcaggtgctttggagaatagtttgattccctcttctttctggcaactaCTGAGTTATTTGAAgattgctattatgtctcccctattccttcttttcactaaacagGATAAACCCacttcttgcaactgttcttcatatcttttagcctTCAGTCTCATAATCAtatgtgttgctcttctctgtactctttctagagtctcaacatcctttttgcatcatggtgaccaaaactgaatgcagtattccaagtgtggccttaccaaaatattataaagtattaacacttcatgtgatcttgattccatccctctgttaataaagcctagaactgtgttggcttttttgggagctgctgcacactgttggctcatatttaaagggtagttgtccactaggactccaagatctttaCTTATTTACAGTtaacagttactactgttgagcaaagtaCCACATAAACTTATacatgtgcattttgtttttcctgcctaaatgtaattagaagaattaaaagtataacaagaaaaaaagaaacaaaaataacgGCAAAATTcgtaaaaaaatatatagcaaaCAACAGAATAACATTGTACAATATTTCTAAAATCAAAACAGATTTTGTCATCAAATCCCAAAATAATAGTTTCATTTATATCCTTTATAAACAAATCAAAAAATGGTTTGCAAATAGAAACAAAACTAAGAGGTTTTTTCCCCATCAAAGTGGTCACTTTTGCCATCTCAGCTAGCCCATTTCACACACTCCATTCTTTCATTGTAGGAGTTTGTATATCTTCCAACCTCTGTGCCTATAGAAGTCTGGCTGATGTTATCATATATAAGAATAATATCCTAGATTTCTTTTCAGTCTGTGTATACATCGTATCTAAAAGAAAAACCTCTTGTTTTAATAGCACATTGATTTTTAATATCTTCTATATTAAAATGCATCATTTGCTCCAATATTTCTTAACACTCTTGTAAACTTACCAAAGGCACCTTGGTAACATTTCCAACATCCTATTAGATATTATGCAAAAGAAGGAAATGTCATAAATCTATATCTTTTCAGAATCAGAATTTGCAAAATCCCCTTTTTTAGAGGTTGGGAGAGTTTCTCTTTGCCACTTTGCCCTTTCTCACATTACCAGGGAATTTCAAGAAGAACCTGAAATACGAACTTCTGGCCTATAAGGAAGGGTTTCTCCCCTTGCTTGGCTTAAGGAAGTTTACAAGGATCGCTTGGTTATGGGACACAATTGAAATACTGTACTGGTTAATAACTCTTGGCTAAATTTGTGAATTATTGTAGGAAGAACTGTTTGCACTGAAGATCAAACTAAACTATAACTGGCAGACTTCTGAGTTATTTTCCTATGTCACATAATTTTTCCCAGAAGGAAAAGCTGCCAAACTGCACATTtcagttaaaaaaataagtgGTCAAGAAGAAacacctttttcctctttctagTATGTATCAACTTATATCTTTCCTTCCTGCAAAGGAAGATACACAGGTCAACAAATCTGAGTAGAAGATgaaaaatagagaagaaagaTTAAACAGCACTTACGGTTATCATCATAAATATAGGATAGTTTGCCATGGAGGCCACTCTTAGGACCATAACATTTGGTCCAATTGAATATTCTGGCTGTTTGAGGGAGTTTAGAtaaggaaatatttctgaaatcaTGACAGGTTGTTGGTTGTATAGTAGTGTATACTTAACACAACTACACAACCTGTCataatttcagagatatttccttacctaaacaatggaacaaaatgATCCTAGGTGGAGGAAAAAGCAGCAGCACTAGGAGCAACTTCTGACTTTCTCttagcttccccattgatgttCCTTGTGGGAAGCTGACAGGGAGCAtcagaattccttccttccttccttcctt
This genomic interval carries:
- the LOC139160956 gene encoding double-headed protease inhibitor, submandibular gland-like, encoding MKFTTVCVILCLVNCCLFLAPGISGHKIVCDQYPKDKKGQYGCPDIYDPVCGTDGKTYPNKCELCSKILSRPKLDLAYEGKCDDCRKYPQQQKGTADCPQENQPVCGTDGKTYQHLCILCATIRTTGRRIGVSHKGPCSKKG